The genomic window TTCAACACCTTTATCAAAATATACAGTTAATGCTGCCCGTTGCATTATAATTTCCGTTTCAATTTCCTGGCCAAGAGGCATGATTTTACCTGCAGAATGAGCAAGCTGATCTAAAGAGTCCATTTCGTTTTGAAGATTATCCAAATTTTCTTTTTCTTCTGGTTTCATGTGTTCTACCAACATTTTTTCAATAGAACCATGAATTGTTTTCCAGACGACTTGATCTGGAGTAAGTTGGTCATCGGATTTTTCGATATCTGTACGTTTTTTTGCATATAACTTAAGCTCGTACAGTTCTTTCATGGTCATCTCTTTCTTCCCAAGAGTAATGGCCGTAAATTCGTCGTAAGCTCTCTGAGCTGCTCCCTGATCTTCAGGAAGGACATTTTTAAGTGAAGTAGGGATATCCTCAACACTGACTTGTATATTATTGTCACTGGCCATAAATTATTTTTTTATAAAATAGTTAATATCTTTATTATAAATCTTCGCAAAGGTTTGAAGCTCAACGACATCAACTCGTTGCTGTCCTGACTCCACATTTGAGATGTGAGATTGTGGACGCCTTAACTTCTTTGCAACCTCGGTTTGCGTCAATCCTGCCTCCTCACGGGCCTTCCTTAATCGCTCGACGAAATAGGCGTATTCCTTTGTCCTAATTGATCTTGTCATAATACTACTATGGTCTATCTAAATATTCAATATCCAAAGTTTGGATATTGTGATAAACTTAAAATCGAATCCGTTCCGAAACCGCAATACCCCCCCCCGCAAAAAAAATGCTTTCGAGCACGGGTCAGGGGCGCAGGCGGTGGCCGGCCAGCAGGCCGGCGGGCGGGAGCGCGCAGCGCTAACCTTTCCCTTCATTCTTTTCAAAATAGGTTCGAGCAAAGGATAGGATTTGATCACAAATTGAAACTTCTTCCGGCTGGAGCAAAAAATCGGTGGGCGCCGACGGCGCTGGGTGGGAGGACGAAACGAATTCCAG from Patescibacteria group bacterium includes these protein-coding regions:
- a CDS encoding helix-turn-helix transcriptional regulator, encoding MTRSIRTKEYAYFVERLRKAREEAGLTQTEVAKKLRRPQSHISNVESGQQRVDVVELQTFAKIYNKDINYFIKK